One region of Octopus sinensis linkage group LG30, ASM634580v1, whole genome shotgun sequence genomic DNA includes:
- the LOC118768581 gene encoding uncharacterized protein LOC118768581 produces MFQSAFTRPAAMAVLLLTLTTILVVTSDQELDGYYKRLGTGYSYGYIGTPPTEQFSSTRNLLDCTALAQRSQSQFFTYNKVSHACKNYSPKNIMTVVSTNNKNEISFYRNSKWIKVYAISKGAGSKVYNSFLNIGLPSTWNVDKCNGTFCPNFFRHPFLNFWNNLPIDEVKLVIYKNKTDVVTIIFDGRNTNLQSWFSHEKLKTSPWNDLASATGVQFSIE; encoded by the exons ATGTTCCAGTCAGCTTTTACTCGTCCAGCTGCAATGGCAGTGCTGCTGTTAACCCTTACAACAATTCTGGTTGTTACCTCAGATCAGGAACTTGATGGCTACTACAAACGTTTGGGAACTGGTTATTCCTATGGTTATATTGGGACACCTCCAACAGAACAATTCTCCTCAACACGAAACCTCCTCGACTGCACCGCGCTCGCTCAGAGGAGCCAATCGCAATTTTTCACTTACAACAAAGTCAGCCATGCTTGTAAGAATTACTCACCGAAAAATATAATGACAGTCGTCAGCACGAATAACAAGAACGAGATTTCCTTCTATAGAA ataGCAAATGGATCAAAGTATATGCCATATCAAAGGGAGCTGGTTCGAAAGTCTATAATTCATTCCTGAATATAGGACTTCCTTCAACCTGGAATGTGGACAAATGCAATGGTACCTTTTGTCCTAACTTCTTCCGACATCCTTTCCTAAATTTCTGGAACAATCTTCCAATTGATgag GTGAAACTggtgatttataaaaacaaaacagatgtgGTAACTATAATATTTGATGGACGAAATACAAACCTTCAAAGCTGGTTCTCTCACGAAAAGTTGAAAACTTCACCGTGGAACGACCTAGCTTCAGCCACCGGAGTTCAATTCTCAATTGAGTGA